The segment GTGAATGTTACAGGACCTCAACATCttttgcagcagctgtttttcccCTCGCCCGTCAGCATGGAGATGTGTAATTTATGTGTGCTTGTCTGCTGATTTATCAGAATCTTAACAAGCCTCAGAGAACCTTATGATTGTCACTGTTTAAGCCAGTCTCAGCCCAATCCTGACTTCACTAATGAATTCTCTGCTTTTCCTACTCACATCTCTTTTTCTCCTACTGCCATTCTTCTGGGTGATTTCAATGTGCATATTGACAATGGCCATCATTCCTTCATTAAAAGATTTTACGTCCTGTATTGACAGCTTCGGATTGCAGCAGTTTATCAGTTTTCCCTACCCATTCAACTGACCTCCCTGTCTCTGACCATATGATTATCTCATTTAATGTCAATATTGCACATTCTGCAATATCAAGGACATTAATTTAGCTGCACTGGCCACTGGTATTGCAAATCTCCCCAAAATCAACTTCTCATCCTCTCTGGATGAACTGCTTTCTCACTTCAATAATGGCCTCCACAATCTCTTTGACACCCTGGCTCCCTTAAAAACGCAGACTGTCGCCATCATCCAATCTGCACCCTGGTTTACATCTGAACTTCATCAAAAAGCTAACAATTGCCAACTTGAATGTCTTCACAGAGAAACTGGACTCATTAATCATAAGGCGCTATTTATAAATCACATTCTCTTTTATAAGAACTCTCCAAACTAACCTAATAAATCCAGTTATTATGCTGACTTTATTAGGTTAGATAATGGTAATTATTCTCTCTGGTTAACAAAACACTACCTCCACCAAATCTTCTTCTCCCATCCATTTCTAGCTTTAATCTTCCCTCCGTTACTGAGATATCTAATCTCACCTGTAAACCAAAGCCATCTGCTTGCCAGCATGATCCTCTCCCATCTACTCTGGTTAAAGCCTCCATTCACTCTCTGACCCCTCTAATAACTGCTGTTCCTCTTTCATCTTTGGTACTGCACCTATATCTGTTAAATCTGCAGCAGTAACCCCAATTCTTAAGTAACCCGGTGCTGACCCTAATAATTTCACTAACCTCCGCCCCATCTCCaacctccctttcatttccaaattctggagaaaaaaattagCTTCTTAGGTTCATGATCACCTTGCGCCTAACAGTCtgtatcagtgcttctcaaatagtggggcgCGTGGTGCAATGCCAGGGGGGTGTGTGTGACCCCGCGGAACATGCTTTTTTGCCTtactagaataaagtgtgatctatattccttcttttttttgttttctttaatgataataagaatacaGTGTTATACAGAGGTgtacttataacaattttataaacAGATGACACTATTTATAGTTGCGGcggagagaggagggggcgcaaaatattttcttcttcctagcGGGGGcttaacagaaaataattgagaagcactggtcTATAAGAACAGTTCCATTCTGGGTTTCGCCCACTTCACAGCACCGAAACAGCTATTGTTAAAATCACCAAGGATCTCCTCATAGCTGCTGACTCTGGACTATCTACCATTCTTATCCTTCTTGATTTGAGAGTGGACTTTAACTCCGACACCGTACTTCTTGACAGGCTTGCCTCCATTGGAATATCTGACGCACCCCTGGACTGGTTTAAATCATGTCTCTCTGGCCATACTCAGATTATCCAACTGAAAACATTGCCGCCACCCCCCCATATATGAGTATATATGGGTATATATATGATTATGGTTAGGAGTATATATGGGACTAGAATGACTTCTCTGGTTGTTTGTTATACTGCTTTTTGTATTTGCCAATTGACTGAATTATAgttattgtttgatttttattgtcaTGCAGGTGTCCTTGAGTGTCCAGAAAGGCgcctataaaaaaaatgtattattattacaagGATGGACATGCAATACATCTGTGCTATCTCTTCTGTTAGCTGCCATTGTCACCACAATGGCTCAAGGGCATAAATTTCAAGACTTGGAGGAAACTGGTGAGGCGTTGGTGGCCTTCATCAACAGCAGCCAGACAGAGAATCTGAAGCGAATGAAAGATGAACATCGGGTCCTTTTTGACCAGCACATAGAGACGAAAAGGATTGCAACAGAGATTTTAAAAGGCAAGTAAGCAGCACATCTAATGATCGCCTCTTTCTTTCTAGGAGGCTGTGCATATAGTTTATGTtgaacagtttgtgtgtatacattttGTGTACATTCACTGTACTGTATGGAGTACAGTACTATAATACTGTATGTGTCACACCTGCATCCAGTCCTTCTGATCTCCATCTCCAGACTCCTttgacatttctctttctgtccctcccCACAGAAGAGGCTCAAATTGAGGAGAGTGTGGGCCAGAGGCTGCTtgacaaggaggaggaaaaaaaacaaaaagttaggGAGCTGGAGAATCTGGCGGAGCAGCTGAGGCAATGCATAGCCAAGAGTCAGATCACAGACTCAGAATTACAGTATCTTTTATCTGCTCGCTTGTGTTTACaagttgttggttgttttgttttgttttttgtgtgttttttgtgttctaGGTGCGCCCACTTTTGCTTTGTTACCATCCTTAACCCTCCTCCAGGTTTCTGAAGGGAGAATTAGAGAGTCTAAGAAACACTGAACAGGAGCTTGAGACGCTTCAGAGTGAGGTGGATGAAGACACCACAGAGGTTATTCCCTCAGCTGTGTGAGTAGCAGACTAGTAAAATTTGACCTACAGCCTCAGTCTGACTTTGTACGGTAGTCCTCTAACAGGCTTGTGTCTTTctgaagattttattttctctgaagtGGTTTGAGGACATGTTTAtcagttttacctttttttttttttttttttttttccccccccaaacaaccaattt is part of the Echeneis naucrates chromosome 8, fEcheNa1.1, whole genome shotgun sequence genome and harbors:
- the spc24 gene encoding kinetochore protein Spc24; this translates as MAQGHKFQDLEETGEALVAFINSSQTENLKRMKDEHRVLFDQHIETKRIATEILKEEAQIEESVGQRLLDKEEEKKQKVRELENLAEQLRQCIAKSQITDSELQFLKGELESLRNTEQELETLQSEVDEDTTEVIPSAVYVAQVYYLITKIKWEYDTPPKILKGVHYGSDLATPINIDTSIRSQIDVSDQLWAFVSTEW